In Takifugu flavidus isolate HTHZ2018 chromosome 5, ASM371156v2, whole genome shotgun sequence, the following proteins share a genomic window:
- the si:ch211-166a6.5 gene encoding clustered mitochondria protein homolog — translation MKDKVKRGGGKLLPKTDGGSLTGGKDSVVMKQEDDSSFTVKIQGAGLEAFEMQIHGFWHVKDALINLLSRDEVFPRSNLSLSFAGTTLDPLAELQGLKGLKPGAILRLVEEPYTIRAARIHLARVLDLLRAPGPQDALRDGCSPSVLETITHTQTTDSNLHNGKSLKRSLSNTKTEENNHSGALPEYLHPGSSERPLMALLPHTSQPEPPSYLKDISLSCWNPPPGHRKLQGDFLYITVVTIEGRQCDITSCPKGFFLNRSTEDVFDPRPAQSSPVCHSLTDLLCHISPAFKQTFALKNRPQLSPVETLPTPYHTMSWLGPSCASRIHKNAFTRLGVDEEPATQAPDWNEELQAARDLPVNSLEERLQRDRTLLQVNSAFVRAVRQGAENILDGFVEPVNGNPEDPAFLWGGLFMSQGAAVALFGSERGRRTAQRLELQGVQAYSNIEGLHGLHTLPTAIVDYRGVRLSAQGLAPGLEASDQDQGASPALRGLLYGVQAGPQESPHRRRLLELLAQACKPLSLQKNVVVKPDGYRVPLFTSIDAQGLLGADGRFYILDVFRTFPADANFCPEAETESQIVSTEEADKKDCTTDGWPDNYHSEYGLPVGFVHKLCRLKPQLLQAFIQHKHCQFSHHVRELLEQDGGFEECAIACDSRGTKAVQAACKEVGSVSDIIFEMRFNTNVFSPGVFFPASESKSIKLQQRLLREAAAFIITRQIPAFLEFCLKSHEAPMDGASLKQALHQRGINLRYLGHVVKAIGHSEHKEHLRHIKRVAVGEIFCRSARRVFNNYLQGVDVSSLSAAISHFLCCLLVNHFTPTSVGEDTKKKSRRRGRATGAMENPPWSTLTGSELWNLVCQESVETYNITDALGSGPNYLVEQYGLQKISLLREFCLKTGVQVRLRDYFLDHQNKCPIGPDDILNILPIIKHVSMPTPDASKAYQAAQTSMQKGLLNQALEQLKEAVYLYGRVCDDLQPEACHCHSLLAKATFLQGKAAEARSVQLKAVVISERVLGFDHPNTIQQYALLGVYAFAGGETVLAQKCFLRARLLTLIVHGEDHPYIATVDSCLGLVLAGDHTGHYLRNALQLHISFFGSINMHTALNQHLLAQWMCIRGDYRSAMTHEKEALTTFTILFGEDHSQTQCSTEFLSTITKQAVKVERSLRQAGADCTEQPVECFSPTTDTILEQMALMTGIRTVAKSDSLQDFKQRHQELKASVAEELGLKLLTSGVMVRSETNPAQEIGCGTDPEDVGSKVESTVKPVNEGCVATVSANGPSEQTQHEDSDRTTSEAVVGTVNGVSEVKPANDVADNTESVEVNGKINGDLNSPPVLKSKGTWADVVSNSVATNSKNKQVITANNTASGAAKD, via the exons ATGAAGGACAAAgtaaagagagggggaggaaaactTCTGCCCAAGACTG ATGGGGGCAGTCTGACTGGTGGAAAAGATTCAGTGGTTATGAAGCAGGAAGACGACAGCTCCTTTACCGTGAAGATTCAAGGGGCAGGATTAGAGGCGTTCGAGATGCAG ATTCATGGATTTTGGCACGTTAAAGATGCCTTGATTAACCTACTTTCAAGAGATGAGGTATTTCCACGCTCCAATCTTTCACTTTCCTTTGCGGGCACAACTCTGGACCCCCTGGCAGAACTACAAGGTCTCAAGGGGCTTAAACCGGGAGCCATCCTCCGCCTGGTGGAAG AACCTTACACCATCCGCGCAGCCCGAATCCACCTTGCTCGTGTGCTGGATCTGCTAAGAGCCCCTGGACCCCAAGACGCTCTGAGAGATGGATGCTCACCAAGTGTGCTGGagactataacacacacacaaaccacag ACTCTAACTTGCATAATGGAAAGAGCCTGAAACGCTCTTTaagcaacacaaaaacagaagaaaacaatcaCAGTGGGGCACTTCCCGAATACCTCCACCCTGGTTCCTCAGAGAGACCGTTAATGGCcctgctgccacacacatcCCAACCAGAA CCCCCTAGTTATCTAAAGGACATATCTCTCAGCTGCTGGAATCCCCCACCTGGACACAGGAAATTGCAGGGAGACTTCCTCTACATTACTGTGGTGACAATTGAGGGTCGAcaatgtgacatcacttcctgtccgaaGGGCTTCTTTCTCAATCG CTCCACAGAGGATGTGTTCGATCCTCGACCTGCACAGTCATCACCTGTTTGCCACAGTCTCACTGACCTACTCTGTCACATTAGCCCCGCCTTCAAACAAACGTTTGCGCTCAAAAACAG GCCTCAGCTGTCTCCAGTAGAGACGTTGCCCACTCCCTACCATACGATGAGTTGGCTCGGGCCTTCATGTGCCTCTCGCATTCACAAAAATGCTTTTACCAGACTGGGGGTGGATGAAGAACCAGCAACACAG GCTCCAGACTGGAATGAGGAGTTGCAAGCAGCCAGAGATCTTCCCGTCAATAGCctggaggagaggctgcagagggacaggacTCTGCTTCAG GTAAACAGCGCATTTGTAAGGGCTGTGAGGCAAGGAGCAGAAAATATTTTAGATGGATTTGTGGAGCCGGTAAATGGAAACCCTGAAGACCCAGCTTTCCTGTGGGGTGGACTGTTCATGAGCCAAGGGGCAGCAGTCGCATTGTTTGGGAGTGAAAGGGGACGCAG GACTGCTCAGAGGTTGGAGCTCCAAGGGGTTCAGGCCTACAGTAACATAGAAGGGCTGCATGGGCTGCACACTCTGCCCACAGCCATTGTAGATTACAGAGGAGTGCGCCTGTCTGCTCAGGGTCTGGCACCTGGATTAGAAGCCTCAGACCAGGATCAGGGGGCTTCTCCAGCCTTGCG GGGCCTGCTGTATGGGGTACAGGCTGGACCTCAAGAGTCCCCCCATCGCAGGCGGTTACTGGAGCTCTTAGCTCAGGCCTGCAAACCTCTTTCCCTtcagaaaaatgttgttgtaAAGCCGGATGGTTACCGCGTACCCCTGTTCACCTCCATCGATGCACAGGGACTTTTGGGGGCTGATGGGAGATTCTACATCCTGGATGTGTTCAGGACTTTCCCCGCTGATGCCAACTTCTGTCcagaggcagaaacagaaagCCAGATAGTCTCTACAGAAGAGGCGGACAAGAAGGACTGCACAACTGATGGTTGGCCAGACAATTATCACTCTGAATATGGACTCCCGGTCGGCTTTGTTCACAAACTCTGTCGACTGaagccacagctgctgcaggcctTCATCCAGCACAA ACACTGTCAGTTCAGTCATCAtgtcagagagctgctggaacaGGATGGAGGATTTGAAGAATGTGCAATAGCTT GTGACTCTCGAGGCACGAAGGCAGTACAGGCGGCGTGTAAAGAAGTGGGCTCGGTTAGCGACATCATCTTTGAGATGCGCTTCAATACCAATGTCTTTTCTCCAG GAGTATTTTTCCCGGCTAGTGAAAGTAAATcaataaagctgcagcagagactgCTGAGGGAAGCTGCGGCGTTCATCATCACTCGCCAGATACCAGCATTT TTGGAGTTTTGCCTGAAGAGTCACGAAGCGCCGATGGATGGGGCTTCTCTGAAACAGGCGCTACATCAGCGAGGCATCAATCTTCGCTATCTGGGCCACGTGGTCAAGGCCATAGGCCATTCAGAGCACAAGGAGCACCTGAGGCATATCAAG AGAGTTGCCGTGGGTGAAATCTTTTGCCGTTCGGCCAGACGGGTGTTCAACAACTACCTTCAG GGTGTGGATGTGTCCAGCCTCTCCGCAGCCATCAGTCACTTTCTCTGCTGCCTGCTCGTCAACCATTTCACTCCCACTTCTGTCGGGGAGGACACTAAGAAAAAGTCAAGGCGGCGTGGCCGAGCAACTGGGGCCATGGAAAATCCTCCCTGGAGCACTCTAACGGGTTCTGAGCTGTGGAACCTGGTCTGCCAGGAGTCTGTTGAAACATACAACATCACTGATGCCCTTGG CTCTGGTCCAAACTACCTGGTGGAGCAGTATGGCCTGCAGAAGATCTCTTTACTTCGAGAGTTCTGTTTAAAGACAGGAGTGCAG GTCAGACTGAGAGACTACTTCCTCGATCACCAAAACAAATGTCCGATTGGTCCAGATGACATCCTCAACATCTTGCCAATCATCAAGCATGTTTCCATGCCAACTCCAGATGCATCAAAAGCCTATCAAGCTGCACAGACTTCTATGCAGAAAG GTCTGTTGAATCAGGCACTCGAGCAGTTGAAGGAAGCAGTCTACCTGTATGGAAGAGTGTGTGATGATCTCCAGCCTGAGGCCTGTCACTGCCACAGCCTGTTGGCTAAAGCAACCTTCCTGCAGGGGAAGGCAGCTGAG GCTCGTAGTGTCCAGCTGAAGGCTGTGGTCATCAGCGAGAGGGTTCTTGGCTTCGACCATCCGAACACCATCCAGCAGTAT GCCCTCCTGGGTGTGTATGCTtttgctggaggagaaaccgtCTTGGCGCAGAAATGTTTCCTCAGAGCTCGTCTACTGACGCTCATTGTCCATGGAGAGGATCATCCATACATCGCAACAGTGGAT AGCTGTCTTGGTTTAGTGCTGGCAGGAGATCACACGGGACATTACTTGAGAAACGCCCTGCAACTGCATATTTCCTTTTTTGGCTCCATAAACATGCACACTGCTCTCAA TCAGCACTTATTGGCCCAGTGGATGTGCATCAGAGGCGACTACCGAAGTGCTATGACCCACGAAAAAGAAGCCCTCACAACTTTCACCATCTTG TTTGGAGAGGATCACTCTCAGACACAATGCAGCACAGAGTTCCTATCCACCATCACCAAACAAGCTGTGAAAGTGGAGCGTTCTCTCAGACAGGCAGGAGCTGACTGTACAGAGCAACCAGTGGAG TGTTTCTCTCCTACAACTGACACTATTCTGGAGCAAATGGCTCTCATGACAGGGATCAGGACAGTTGCAAAAAG TGACAGTCTCCAGGATTTTAAGCAGAGGCACCAAGAGCTAAAAGCTTCTGTGGCAGAAGAACTGGGACTCAAGCTGCTCACCTCAGGAGTGATGGTTCGGAGTGAGACAAACCCGGCTCAAGAAATAGGATGCGGGACTGACCCTGAAGATGTTGGCTCTAAAGTGGAAAGTACTGTGAAACCAGTAAATGAGGGCTGTGTGGCCACTGTTTCAGCTAATGGCCCTTCTGAACAGACCCAGCATGAGGACAGTGACAGGACAACTTCAGAGGCAGTGGTGGGGACAGTGAATGgggtgtcagaggtcaaaccaGCCAACGATGTTGCAGACAATACTGAGTCAGTTGAGGTAAATGGGAAAATAAATGGAGATTTGAACAGTCCGCCAGTCCTCAAGAGTAAAGGAACTTGGGCAGATGTGGTGTCAAATTCTGTTGCAACCAATAGCAAAAACAAGCAAGTTATCACTGCTAATAACACTGCTAGTGGAGCAGCTAAGGACTAA